The following proteins come from a genomic window of Leptospira andrefontaineae:
- a CDS encoding MlaD family protein, translated as MKFPIPSPIHLGFVFFCAFFVLLYQSVIERAGSEEDYPYTLKIYYPKSQGIRPGTPVSILGLERGIVRDVDVVGIEEVPDKRFLDKNRTKAVEITIRLAEPITLYSNYDISFRTATVLSGRTIDINPGNAEEDSKQAFFRPTYKEEDDFRPDFAPSAKYYDDFFAASTGVIRENKEDINMMFGNLEEISYKLKSSNGSIPRFINDPDTYDNLAETLTDMRILGDDARRYVEGYRKMERSAPIPFSINLYRRTTLIGDISSDFYLDRLKPP; from the coding sequence ATGAAATTCCCGATCCCTTCTCCCATTCATCTAGGTTTCGTTTTCTTTTGTGCTTTTTTCGTACTCTTATATCAATCAGTGATTGAACGAGCTGGTTCAGAAGAAGATTATCCTTATACTTTAAAAATTTATTATCCTAAGTCGCAAGGGATTCGCCCTGGAACTCCGGTCAGCATTTTAGGATTGGAGAGAGGGATCGTTCGAGATGTAGATGTTGTCGGGATAGAAGAAGTTCCTGACAAAAGATTTTTGGATAAGAACAGGACCAAGGCAGTTGAGATCACTATCCGTCTCGCAGAACCGATTACATTATATTCTAACTACGATATCAGTTTTAGGACAGCTACTGTACTTTCTGGAAGGACCATAGATATCAATCCAGGAAACGCGGAAGAAGATTCCAAGCAGGCATTCTTCAGACCGACATATAAGGAAGAAGATGATTTTCGTCCCGACTTTGCTCCTTCTGCCAAATACTATGATGACTTTTTTGCGGCATCCACAGGTGTGATCCGAGAGAACAAAGAAGATATTAATATGATGTTTGGGAACTTAGAAGAGATCTCTTACAAACTCAAGAGTAGTAACGGTTCTATTCCAAGGTTTATCAATGATCCGGATACCTATGATAATCTGGCTGAGACATTAACCGATATGAGAATTTTAGGGGACGATGCCAGAAGGTACGTAGAAGGATATCGCAAGATGGAGAGAAGTGCTCCTATTCCGTTCTCGATCAATCTTTATAGAAGAACTACTCTTATCGGAGATATTTCCAGCGATTTCTATTTGGATCGATTGAAACCTCCTTGA
- the ftsA gene encoding cell division protein FtsA, which produces MESSERIIVSLDLGSALTKVVVGRPISEYETEIIGTGMFPSSGIKNGSIINIEATTRSIIEAVSEAELMCGQEIGYVVVNVTGKSVRADNSKGVVAITNRDRVVTEPDIVRVIEAAQAVRVPADQEILHVLSKEFSVDDQTSIKDPIGMTGVRLEAEVHIVTAGLTALHNLEKCIEAAGLAEETRVLSSLASSDAVLTSGEKDLGTAVLDIGAGICDLIVYVDGGIAYSSVIPFGGYNVTSDLSIGLKTTIETAELVKKRFGHCSLEEIDPTETVEIPPISGRPARAVLREELVHVIEPRMREIFEMVDAELTKSGKKSFLAGGVILTGGGSLLEGIESLAEDVFRLTVTRARPAGLSGLSERVSSPEFATAVGLIKYASRLGDMERKSQDRSETWGKKIRRWIEENL; this is translated from the coding sequence ATGGAATCTTCCGAAAGAATCATAGTCTCTCTGGATCTAGGATCAGCACTTACAAAAGTGGTGGTAGGACGTCCTATCTCCGAATATGAAACTGAAATTATAGGAACTGGAATGTTCCCTTCTTCCGGGATCAAAAACGGATCCATTATAAATATAGAAGCAACCACTCGTTCCATTATAGAAGCAGTGAGCGAAGCGGAACTCATGTGTGGCCAAGAGATCGGCTATGTTGTCGTGAATGTAACAGGTAAATCGGTTCGTGCAGATAACTCCAAAGGAGTTGTTGCAATCACAAACAGAGACAGAGTTGTAACAGAGCCTGATATAGTTCGAGTGATAGAAGCTGCACAAGCAGTTCGAGTCCCTGCCGACCAAGAAATTTTGCATGTACTTTCTAAAGAATTCTCTGTAGACGACCAAACTTCTATCAAGGACCCGATCGGAATGACAGGAGTTCGTTTAGAAGCAGAAGTGCATATAGTCACAGCAGGTCTAACAGCACTTCATAATTTAGAAAAATGTATTGAAGCAGCTGGTTTGGCGGAAGAGACAAGAGTTCTTTCTAGCTTAGCCTCTTCCGATGCGGTTTTAACTTCCGGAGAAAAAGATCTTGGCACCGCCGTATTAGATATAGGCGCGGGAATCTGCGATCTGATCGTTTATGTGGATGGAGGGATCGCTTATTCTTCCGTCATCCCGTTCGGTGGATATAATGTTACTTCTGATCTTTCTATCGGTCTAAAAACAACGATCGAAACCGCAGAACTTGTGAAAAAAAGATTCGGCCATTGTTCTTTAGAAGAAATAGATCCTACTGAAACTGTAGAGATCCCACCAATCAGCGGAAGACCTGCTAGAGCTGTTCTACGAGAAGAATTAGTCCATGTAATCGAACCTCGTATGAGAGAAATTTTCGAGATGGTGGATGCGGAACTCACCAAGTCCGGAAAAAAATCCTTTCTCGCGGGTGGAGTCATCCTTACAGGCGGAGGAAGCCTTCTCGAAGGAATAGAAAGTTTGGCAGAAGATGTATTTCGTCTAACGGTAACTCGAGCAAGACCTGCGGGACTTTCCGGACTTTCGGAAAGGGTTTCTTCTCCTGAATTTGCTACTGCAGTCGGACTTATCAAATACGCCTCCAGATTAGGGGACATGGAAAGAAAATCCCAGGATAGAAGCGAAACCTGGGGCAAAAAAATTCGGAGATGGATAGAGGAAAACCTCTAA
- the ftsZ gene encoding cell division protein FtsZ, whose protein sequence is MLRFEEEEKSNPAIIKVLGIGGGGMNAVARMANSSLRGVEYVIMNTDEQVLKRSEIESKIALGSKTTRGMGAGGDPELGARAAEEDREKIVSVIQGADMVFVTAGMGGGTGTGAAPIVAKIAKEQKCLVVGVVTIPFSFEGKRRMELAKRGVEQLRSYVDTLILVNNESIFQVVERDTPIDQAFRVIDDILLNAVRGISDIVNNPGIINVDFADVKAIMRDTGDAVMGVGEGYGENKVSEAVNFAIDNALLDSRSIAGATSLLINVTGGTDLTISDWNEVSQIITSQVDPNANIIIGLTEDADLEKRIRITVIATGFNKRAAGIGSVPKLQSQPQRKVVGLPEMEEPRPSFKTEPERISNDPENYRTLKSKNPSGNMKEDYDIPAFLRRGEKGRG, encoded by the coding sequence ATGTTACGTTTCGAAGAAGAAGAAAAATCAAACCCTGCTATTATTAAAGTTCTAGGAATTGGCGGCGGCGGAATGAACGCAGTCGCAAGAATGGCGAATTCCAGCCTAAGAGGAGTGGAATACGTTATCATGAATACCGACGAACAGGTATTAAAACGTTCCGAGATAGAAAGTAAGATCGCATTAGGTTCAAAAACCACAAGAGGAATGGGTGCCGGTGGAGATCCCGAACTAGGCGCAAGAGCTGCAGAAGAAGACAGAGAGAAAATCGTATCCGTCATCCAAGGTGCAGACATGGTTTTTGTAACTGCTGGGATGGGAGGCGGAACCGGAACTGGTGCTGCACCTATTGTCGCTAAAATTGCCAAAGAACAGAAATGCCTAGTAGTCGGCGTGGTCACCATTCCATTCTCTTTCGAAGGAAAAAGAAGGATGGAACTCGCCAAAAGAGGTGTGGAACAACTTCGTTCTTATGTTGATACTTTAATTTTAGTGAATAATGAGTCCATCTTCCAAGTAGTAGAAAGAGATACTCCGATCGACCAAGCATTCAGAGTGATAGATGATATTCTTTTGAACGCAGTGAGAGGGATCAGCGATATCGTTAATAATCCTGGAATCATCAATGTAGACTTTGCAGATGTAAAAGCGATCATGAGAGATACCGGTGATGCAGTCATGGGAGTGGGAGAAGGTTACGGAGAAAATAAAGTCTCCGAAGCTGTGAACTTTGCCATTGATAACGCTTTATTAGATTCTCGTTCTATTGCAGGAGCCACTTCCCTTTTGATCAACGTCACAGGCGGAACTGATCTTACTATTTCAGACTGGAACGAAGTATCTCAGATCATCACTTCTCAAGTAGATCCCAATGCAAATATCATCATTGGTTTAACCGAAGATGCAGATCTTGAAAAAAGAATACGTATCACTGTAATCGCAACTGGATTTAACAAAAGAGCTGCAGGTATCGGATCTGTTCCTAAATTACAATCCCAACCCCAAAGAAAAGTGGTAGGACTTCCTGAAATGGAAGAACCTCGTCCAAGTTTCAAAACGGAACCGGAGAGAATTAGTAATGACCCTGAAAATTATAGAACTCTCAAGTCCAAAAACCCTTCCGGAAATATGAAAGAAGATTATGATATTCCGGCTTTTTTAAGAAGAGGAGAAAAAGGGAGAGGGTAA
- a CDS encoding cell division protein FtsQ/DivIB encodes MRHNIIDFLKESVQKRTSWWLLAFLFLLASTLGWGFRKGTLPQELNKLILTGHETLRTEEIVQIMGIQPGTSFENYDLGQMEHRLTSHPRIKSAHLEKKTDDQLLVEITERKPSYLVNSDGHLFEIDPELKILSMDDVRSQGLTVLSGTFPREKGEVVGAAFKDLHTSVENAFRSYPALKTRISEVSLHEDGEIFVYTDTPLSVRVQVGTLFQTEQVRKLYAVLAYLEKEKVRPKLVDIRGEDAVYH; translated from the coding sequence ATGAGACATAATATAATTGACTTTTTGAAAGAATCCGTTCAAAAAAGAACGAGTTGGTGGCTTCTGGCCTTCCTCTTTCTATTGGCGAGCACTCTAGGCTGGGGATTTAGGAAGGGGACCCTTCCCCAGGAGTTGAATAAACTCATACTGACAGGACACGAAACTCTTAGAACGGAAGAAATAGTTCAGATCATGGGTATCCAACCGGGAACCTCTTTCGAAAATTACGACCTCGGCCAAATGGAACACCGACTTACCTCACATCCCAGAATCAAATCCGCTCACTTGGAAAAAAAAACGGACGACCAATTGCTGGTAGAGATCACCGAAAGAAAGCCGAGCTATCTCGTGAACTCAGATGGTCATCTTTTCGAAATAGATCCGGAACTTAAGATACTTTCCATGGACGATGTTAGAAGCCAAGGACTCACAGTACTTTCGGGAACATTTCCAAGAGAAAAAGGAGAAGTAGTCGGTGCCGCATTCAAAGATCTTCATACTTCCGTCGAGAATGCATTTCGTTCTTATCCGGCATTAAAAACTCGCATCTCAGAAGTCTCCTTACATGAGGATGGGGAAATTTTTGTTTATACGGACACTCCTCTTTCTGTCCGCGTGCAAGTCGGGACCTTATTCCAAACGGAACAGGTCAGAAAATTATATGCTGTATTAGCATATCTTGAAAAAGAAAAAGTCCGCCCTAAACTCGTGGATATACGAGGAGAAGACGCGGTCTACCATTAA